One genomic segment of Arthrobacter sp. JZ12 includes these proteins:
- a CDS encoding sulfurtransferase has protein sequence MAVATDPHAKFAEYAHPERLVSTEWLAENLGTPGLVVVESDEDVLLYETGHIEGAVKIDWHTDLNDEVTRDYVDGEGFARLMSAKGITRDSTVVIYGDKSNWWAAYALWVFTLFGHEDVRLLDGGRDKWIAEGRPLSTDVPSPEATDYPVIERNDAPIRAYLTDVLDHFGNPLIDVRSVDEYTGARTHMPAYPEEGALRGGHIPSAVSVPWARAAAEDGTFKTREELDAIYRGEAGLKEGDDVVAYCRIGERSSHTWFVLQHLLGFQNVRNYDGSWTEWGNVVRVPIVKGSEPGQVPVRA, from the coding sequence ATGGCTGTCGCAACAGATCCCCACGCAAAGTTCGCAGAGTACGCACACCCCGAGCGCCTGGTCTCGACCGAGTGGCTTGCTGAGAACCTGGGTACCCCCGGCCTTGTGGTCGTGGAGTCCGACGAGGATGTACTCCTCTATGAAACCGGACACATTGAAGGCGCGGTCAAGATCGACTGGCACACAGACCTCAACGACGAAGTCACACGTGACTACGTCGATGGTGAGGGCTTTGCCCGCCTGATGTCCGCGAAGGGCATCACCCGGGACAGCACCGTGGTGATTTACGGAGACAAGTCGAACTGGTGGGCTGCCTACGCCCTCTGGGTCTTCACCCTCTTCGGCCATGAAGACGTCCGGTTGCTCGACGGCGGACGCGACAAGTGGATTGCCGAGGGACGCCCCCTGAGCACTGATGTCCCTTCACCCGAAGCGACTGACTACCCGGTCATCGAACGGAACGATGCCCCTATCCGGGCGTATCTGACCGATGTCCTCGACCACTTCGGCAACCCCCTGATCGACGTACGCTCCGTGGATGAGTACACCGGCGCCCGCACCCACATGCCTGCCTACCCCGAGGAGGGAGCGCTGCGCGGCGGCCACATCCCGTCGGCTGTGTCGGTACCGTGGGCGAGGGCCGCTGCCGAGGACGGGACCTTCAAGACCCGTGAGGAGCTGGACGCCATTTATCGTGGGGAGGCCGGCCTCAAGGAGGGTGACGACGTCGTCGCCTACTGCCGTATCGGCGAACGTTCCAGCCACACCTGGTTCGTGCTGCAGCACCTGCTCGGATTCCAGAACGTCCGGAACTACGACGGATCGTGGACCGAGTGGGGAAATGTTGTGCGGGTTCCTATCGTTAAGGGATCAGAGCCCGGCCAGGTGCCGGTGCGCGCCTGA
- the def gene encoding peptide deformylase, producing MAVLSIRMIGDPVLRTPAAEVTDFGQDLVRLVDNMLETMHAVRGAGLAAPQVGVGLRVFTYAVDGQVGHVVNPQLTLGSGMQSDDQEGCLSVPGIGFALPRVDRVSLTGFDVTGATIELEASGMLSRCFQHETDHLDGRLYIDRLAGEDRRTAMRAIRNSQYNAVATQTVTQRSAAVGSVFGMGSAVSGQGRGEQ from the coding sequence ATGGCGGTTCTGAGTATCAGGATGATCGGGGACCCCGTGCTCCGCACCCCCGCAGCAGAGGTGACGGACTTCGGTCAGGATCTCGTGCGGCTGGTCGACAACATGCTCGAAACCATGCACGCAGTACGGGGTGCAGGTCTCGCGGCGCCTCAGGTTGGCGTAGGTCTGCGGGTCTTCACCTACGCCGTCGACGGTCAGGTTGGACACGTGGTCAATCCGCAACTCACTTTGGGCAGCGGCATGCAGTCGGACGACCAGGAGGGGTGTCTGTCGGTTCCCGGCATCGGGTTTGCCCTGCCGCGAGTGGATCGGGTATCGCTAACCGGATTCGATGTCACAGGCGCCACCATCGAATTGGAAGCTTCCGGAATGCTTAGCCGCTGCTTCCAGCACGAAACCGATCACCTGGACGGACGGCTGTATATTGACCGGCTCGCCGGGGAGGACCGCCGGACTGCTATGCGCGCCATCCGTAATTCCCAGTACAACGCAGTGGCAACCCAAACCGTGACCCAGCGGTCAGCAGCGGTCGGTTCGGTCTTCGGAATGGGATCGGCAGTTAGCGGGCAGGGCAGGGGAGAGCAGTGA
- a CDS encoding DUF948 domain-containing protein, producing MSGGDIAGLIAAGVFAVLVALLAIPVWKLGKVFDELRQAIRSLSEGTTPLIDEVTSTVSTTHQQLKNVDGITSNVSDASANISALSSLVAATIGSPLIKVAAFSYGVRSALAGRRRPVSRRRSR from the coding sequence ATGTCAGGTGGAGATATCGCCGGACTCATCGCCGCCGGGGTTTTTGCGGTACTCGTGGCATTGCTCGCCATACCCGTCTGGAAGCTCGGCAAGGTCTTCGACGAGCTCCGCCAAGCCATCCGCTCCTTAAGTGAGGGCACCACCCCGCTGATCGACGAGGTGACGAGCACTGTTTCGACAACCCACCAGCAGTTGAAGAACGTCGACGGCATCACCTCGAACGTGTCCGATGCCTCCGCCAACATCTCCGCGCTCTCGTCACTGGTCGCCGCGACGATCGGTTCACCGCTGATCAAGGTCGCGGCATTCTCCTACGGCGTACGAAGCGCTTTGGCAGGCCGGCGCAGGCCTGTTTCGCGCCGTCGCAGCCGGTGA
- the zapE gene encoding cell division protein ZapE, producing the protein MATIEHLTQRTPQVSVDELLDGFFPSQRFGSVSFESYRPDPKQPSQAAAVKELRTFAAGVNAPEPSGFRKLFGAKRDQGRAGIYLDGGFGVGKTHLLSSLWHATSGRKAFGTFVEYTNLVGALSFRRTVDALSSYKLVCIDEFELDDPGDTVLMSRLMRELADAGVKLAATSNTLPGSLGEGRFAAVDFQREIQVLSSQFDVIRIDGEDYRHRGLPEAPPPLTEQQVRRRARNFPDGTVVAEDQFEDLITHLAGVHPSRYRQLIDGIDAVAWHDVQTITEQAVALRFVVLADRLYDRDVPILASGAPLSELFTPEMMSGGYMKKYYRAVSRLTALARQGGDSGN; encoded by the coding sequence GTGGCCACCATTGAGCATCTGACCCAACGAACTCCCCAGGTTTCTGTCGACGAACTACTGGATGGGTTCTTCCCGTCGCAGCGGTTCGGATCAGTCTCCTTCGAGTCCTACCGGCCGGATCCCAAGCAGCCCTCCCAGGCAGCGGCCGTCAAGGAACTGCGCACGTTTGCAGCCGGAGTCAATGCGCCCGAGCCGAGCGGATTCAGGAAACTCTTCGGTGCCAAGCGTGACCAGGGCAGGGCCGGCATCTATCTGGACGGCGGGTTCGGCGTGGGCAAGACCCACCTGCTGTCCTCGCTGTGGCACGCGACCTCCGGCAGAAAGGCGTTCGGAACGTTCGTCGAGTACACCAACCTCGTCGGGGCTCTGTCCTTCCGGCGGACCGTTGATGCGCTGAGCAGCTACAAGCTTGTCTGCATTGACGAATTCGAACTCGACGACCCGGGCGATACGGTCCTCATGTCCCGGCTTATGCGGGAGTTGGCCGATGCCGGAGTAAAGCTCGCCGCGACGTCCAATACTTTGCCCGGATCGTTGGGGGAGGGGCGGTTCGCCGCTGTCGACTTCCAGCGTGAGATTCAGGTGCTGTCCAGCCAGTTCGATGTCATCCGCATTGATGGCGAGGATTACCGGCACCGCGGGCTGCCGGAGGCACCGCCACCGCTCACCGAGCAGCAGGTCCGCAGGCGCGCCAGGAATTTTCCGGATGGCACCGTCGTCGCTGAGGACCAGTTCGAGGACCTCATCACGCACCTCGCTGGAGTCCATCCGAGCCGGTACAGGCAGTTGATCGACGGAATCGACGCCGTCGCGTGGCACGACGTCCAGACCATCACCGAGCAGGCGGTCGCCCTGCGCTTCGTGGTTTTGGCCGACCGTCTCTACGACCGTGATGTGCCCATCCTTGCAAGCGGTGCTCCGCTCAGCGAACTCTTCACTCCCGAGATGATGTCGGGCGGTTACATGAAGAAGTACTACCGGGCGGTCTCGCGACTTACCGCCCTGGCCCGGCAGGGCGGCGATTCGGGCAATTGA
- a CDS encoding RsmB/NOP family class I SAM-dependent RNA methyltransferase: MTPERRTGGQSRRNERGRERNRSGTRQFSASAPSERTRRADPARLVAFEVLRAVASEDAYANLVMPASIRKHRLGRQDAGFATELAYGALRAQGTYDAILGLCVDRPLDQLDPAILDALRLGVHQLMAMRVPPHAALDQTVGLARAVIGAGPSSLINAVLRKVSRRSFDEWLEVLTEGVEDPVRVSALKHAHPEWVVRTMRQSLVGHGRSVAEIDELLEADNAAPVVNLIALPGIGSLEEAIEAGAKRGDLVEGSALFAAGDVGRLESVRRGQVRVQDVGSQLVARALAAVELQQGEGGGEDWLDLCAGPGGKSALLGAIAQQQGNTLVANEPAEHRAALVRQSLSAVDPKVWSVRVGDGRTISAAYPDGFDRILVDAPCTGLGALRRRPESRWRRKPSDLAELGPLQRGLLKEALDTVRPGGVVAYVTCSPHPAETTAVVQDSLRGRDGYTLIDAGKALDAVSLTGALQAGHESTAQLWPHVHGTDAMFLALIQRNAA; this comes from the coding sequence ATGACCCCCGAACGCAGAACCGGAGGCCAAAGCCGCCGCAACGAGCGCGGACGTGAACGGAACAGATCCGGAACGCGCCAGTTCTCCGCCAGCGCACCATCTGAGCGAACCCGTCGCGCCGATCCTGCCAGGTTGGTCGCGTTCGAAGTGCTTCGGGCGGTCGCGTCCGAGGACGCCTACGCCAACCTCGTCATGCCCGCCAGCATTCGGAAGCACCGCCTGGGACGCCAGGATGCCGGGTTCGCGACGGAACTCGCATATGGGGCGCTGCGCGCGCAGGGCACGTATGACGCGATCCTTGGCCTGTGTGTCGACCGACCGCTTGACCAGCTCGATCCCGCGATTCTCGACGCCCTGCGGCTCGGCGTGCACCAGCTGATGGCCATGCGGGTTCCTCCGCACGCTGCCCTGGATCAGACGGTCGGGTTGGCCAGGGCGGTCATCGGTGCCGGACCGTCCTCGCTCATAAACGCCGTGCTGCGGAAGGTGTCGAGGCGGTCCTTCGACGAGTGGCTGGAAGTCCTGACGGAGGGGGTGGAGGACCCCGTACGGGTCAGCGCACTGAAGCACGCCCATCCCGAGTGGGTGGTCCGTACCATGCGGCAGAGCCTCGTGGGACACGGCCGAAGTGTTGCGGAGATAGACGAGCTGCTGGAGGCAGACAACGCCGCCCCGGTCGTCAACCTGATTGCTCTACCTGGCATCGGATCCCTGGAGGAGGCCATAGAGGCCGGGGCAAAGCGGGGAGACCTCGTGGAGGGCTCGGCACTCTTCGCAGCCGGCGACGTCGGACGCCTCGAAAGTGTGCGCAGGGGACAGGTGCGCGTGCAGGACGTCGGATCACAGCTTGTGGCCCGAGCCCTGGCTGCTGTCGAGCTGCAACAGGGTGAAGGCGGAGGGGAGGACTGGCTGGACCTGTGCGCCGGTCCGGGCGGCAAATCCGCGCTGTTGGGTGCCATCGCACAGCAGCAGGGAAACACGCTTGTAGCCAACGAGCCCGCCGAGCACCGCGCTGCGCTCGTCCGCCAGTCTCTTTCCGCCGTCGACCCCAAGGTATGGAGCGTGCGCGTGGGAGACGGCAGGACCATCTCGGCGGCCTACCCCGACGGTTTCGACCGTATTCTGGTAGATGCACCCTGCACCGGCCTGGGTGCACTGCGGCGACGGCCCGAGTCACGCTGGCGCAGGAAGCCCTCGGACCTCGCTGAGCTGGGTCCGCTTCAGCGCGGGTTGCTGAAGGAGGCACTGGATACCGTGCGCCCCGGCGGCGTCGTAGCTTACGTCACCTGCTCGCCGCATCCTGCCGAGACCACCGCCGTCGTCCAGGACAGCCTGCGCGGCAGGGACGGCTACACGCTAATCGATGCCGGGAAGGCACTCGACGCAGTGAGCCTCACCGGAGCCCTGCAGGCAGGGCACGAATCGACGGCCCAGTTGTGGCCGCACGTGCACGGCACCGACGCCATGTTCCTTGCGCTGATTCAGCGGAACGCAGCCTAG
- a CDS encoding multidrug efflux SMR transporter, translating into MAWVVLVISGVFEAVWATALGKSEGLSKAGPTVVFVFGIILSMAGLAWAMRTLPTGTAYAVWVGIGAALTVAYAMAFEGEPASVLKVLLVLGIVGCVIGLKLLH; encoded by the coding sequence ATGGCTTGGGTAGTTCTCGTTATCTCCGGGGTATTTGAGGCGGTTTGGGCCACGGCCCTGGGAAAGTCAGAGGGGCTCAGTAAAGCCGGACCGACCGTCGTCTTCGTTTTCGGAATCATCCTGAGTATGGCCGGTTTGGCCTGGGCCATGCGTACCCTGCCCACGGGCACAGCGTACGCGGTGTGGGTGGGGATTGGGGCGGCTCTCACTGTTGCCTATGCGATGGCTTTCGAAGGTGAACCCGCTTCGGTACTGAAAGTCCTGCTGGTTTTAGGCATCGTTGGATGTGTTATTGGTCTCAAGCTGCTGCACTAG
- the rpsD gene encoding 30S ribosomal protein S4, whose translation MATNTRARRKVRISRALGIALTPKAEKYLERRPYAPGQHGRSRRKQDSDYAVRLREKQRLRAQYGIREAQMTRVFEEARRTAGLTGENLIELLEMRLDALVLRAGFARTIAQARQLVVHRHIMVDGARVDRPSFRVSEGQLIHVHSRSETMVPLQVAAAGGHRDVLPPVPGYLDVQLEKLQARLVRRPKRSEVPVTCEEQLVVEYYAR comes from the coding sequence GTGGCTACCAACACACGTGCCCGCCGTAAGGTCCGCATTTCGCGTGCCCTCGGCATTGCCCTGACCCCGAAGGCCGAGAAGTACCTGGAGCGTCGTCCGTACGCACCGGGTCAGCACGGCCGCTCCCGCCGCAAGCAGGACAGCGACTACGCAGTACGTCTGCGCGAGAAGCAGCGTCTGCGCGCCCAGTACGGCATCCGCGAAGCCCAGATGACCCGGGTCTTCGAAGAAGCCCGCCGGACCGCCGGCCTGACCGGTGAGAACCTGATCGAGCTGCTCGAGATGCGTCTCGACGCGCTGGTGCTGCGTGCAGGCTTCGCCCGCACCATCGCCCAGGCCCGCCAGCTCGTGGTTCACCGCCACATCATGGTTGACGGCGCCCGCGTGGACCGTCCGTCCTTCCGCGTCAGCGAAGGACAGCTGATCCACGTGCACAGCCGCAGCGAAACCATGGTTCCGCTTCAGGTTGCCGCCGCAGGTGGACACCGCGACGTGCTTCCCCCGGTCCCGGGATACCTCGACGTTCAGCTTGAGAAGCTCCAGGCACGCCTGGTCCGCCGCCCCAAGCGTTCCGAGGTTCCGGTTACCTGTGAAGAGCAGCTCGTGGTGGAATACTACGCACGCTGA
- a CDS encoding cytochrome — MTEPLLAHATDRGRMYSRSTSEPPVVPSITTVISQSQPTSLDGWFGYMAASALAQDPRLPASLGNAGEMRAVIQDASKAAERYREEAARRGTRVHFYCEQVALRDLGRAHTVEQARADLAAHGEEPFAARFDEWWDLYQVKPIAPEITVWNSEVGYAGTLDLVATIGGRLCILDFKTRATDRDGFVKPLDEKVVMQLVAGMKAQESLVDPVRGVWEPWQYGADPVLLGIAVGQTEVRAHRANPEVLREHWYKFCALRRAWEAGTQVAEAGRPLLPVPPPPQVPGVQLQGSRS, encoded by the coding sequence ATGACCGAGCCGCTCCTTGCGCACGCCACCGACCGCGGGCGCATGTACTCCCGATCCACATCGGAGCCTCCCGTCGTTCCGTCCATCACCACTGTCATTTCCCAGTCGCAGCCCACTTCGCTGGACGGATGGTTCGGTTATATGGCAGCCAGCGCCCTTGCTCAGGATCCGCGGCTTCCTGCTTCCCTGGGCAACGCCGGAGAAATGCGCGCCGTTATCCAGGACGCTTCCAAAGCTGCCGAACGCTACCGGGAGGAGGCAGCCCGGCGCGGCACCAGGGTGCACTTCTACTGTGAACAGGTTGCGCTGCGGGACCTTGGTCGCGCCCACACTGTGGAACAGGCGCGTGCAGACCTGGCGGCACATGGCGAGGAGCCCTTCGCTGCCCGGTTCGATGAGTGGTGGGACCTCTATCAGGTGAAGCCGATCGCGCCGGAGATCACGGTGTGGAACTCCGAGGTGGGATACGCCGGCACGCTGGACCTGGTGGCGACCATCGGTGGACGGCTCTGCATCCTGGACTTCAAGACCCGCGCTACCGACCGGGACGGGTTCGTGAAGCCGCTCGACGAGAAGGTGGTCATGCAGTTGGTCGCCGGCATGAAAGCCCAGGAATCGCTGGTGGATCCGGTAAGGGGAGTCTGGGAACCCTGGCAGTACGGCGCGGATCCCGTGCTGTTGGGAATTGCGGTAGGGCAGACGGAAGTGCGCGCGCACCGCGCAAATCCGGAGGTACTTCGCGAGCACTGGTACAAGTTCTGTGCGCTGCGGCGGGCCTGGGAAGCAGGGACACAGGTGGCCGAAGCAGGTAGGCCGCTGCTGCCCGTGCCGCCTCCGCCGCAGGTGCCTGGAGTGCAGCTCCAGGGCTCCCGAAGTTGA
- a CDS encoding antitoxin produces MKSRAAGLVDGNSGMIKEGIGHAGSFINSRTGGKYSDKISTVQSRAFSMIDNVDSKDGNRLAGSANPAA; encoded by the coding sequence TTGAAGAGCAGAGCAGCCGGACTCGTGGACGGCAACTCGGGAATGATCAAGGAGGGCATCGGCCACGCTGGGAGCTTCATCAACAGCAGGACCGGTGGGAAGTACTCCGACAAGATCAGCACCGTTCAGTCCAGGGCCTTCTCGATGATCGACAACGTCGACAGCAAGGACGGCAATCGTCTGGCAGGTTCCGCCAACCCTGCGGCCTGA
- the rpe gene encoding ribulose-phosphate 3-epimerase has translation MSTCCIHPSILSADFVNLQSELDRIATADAVHVDVMDNSFVPNLTLGLPIVKRIQAVSPVPLDVHLMIDDADRWAPQYAEAGAASVTFHAEAAQAPIRLARELRSAGAKAGMALRPATAVEPYLDMLGELDMVLIMTVEPGFGGQSFLESTLPKIRRTAEAVRGANLPVAIQVDGGITEETIVRAAEAGATVFVAGSSVYGTDDPAGAIAALRQAAS, from the coding sequence ATGAGCACCTGCTGTATCCACCCGAGCATCCTGTCGGCAGACTTCGTGAACCTTCAGTCCGAGCTGGACCGGATCGCCACCGCCGATGCCGTGCACGTCGACGTGATGGACAACAGCTTTGTGCCGAACCTGACCCTCGGGCTACCCATCGTGAAGCGCATCCAGGCCGTGAGCCCTGTTCCCCTGGACGTGCACCTCATGATTGACGACGCCGACCGTTGGGCCCCGCAGTACGCGGAGGCAGGTGCGGCTTCGGTCACATTCCATGCCGAAGCTGCCCAGGCACCGATCAGGTTGGCCCGGGAACTTCGGAGCGCCGGCGCCAAGGCCGGCATGGCCCTCAGGCCGGCCACGGCCGTCGAGCCGTATCTGGACATGCTTGGTGAGCTGGACATGGTGCTGATCATGACCGTTGAACCCGGCTTCGGCGGGCAATCCTTCCTTGAATCCACCCTTCCGAAGATCCGCCGTACTGCGGAGGCAGTCCGTGGCGCAAACCTTCCTGTGGCTATCCAGGTGGACGGGGGAATTACGGAGGAAACCATCGTCCGTGCGGCCGAGGCAGGGGCGACGGTTTTTGTAGCCGGTTCCTCCGTATACGGTACGGACGATCCGGCCGGGGCGATCGCTGCACTGCGTCAGGCCGCTTCCTAA
- the fmt gene encoding methionyl-tRNA formyltransferase has translation MRILFAGTPQVAVASLDELRRAGHEVVAVLTRTDAPVGRKRVLTPSPVAAAAADAGLEIIKANRIDEPVVARLADLKLDAAAVVAYGGLVPPSALRIPRHGWVNLHFSLLPAWRGAAPVQHALINGDDITGASTFLLEEGLDTGPVFGTLTERVLPDDTSGALLDRLSISGAVLLAQTMSALEQGRARPVPQEGEVTLAPKLSSADGRIRWSDPALAVKRRISGVTPEPGAWTMLDGQRCKLGAVILRPDVSDVAPGTVTEKDGAVLVGTGSHAVQLGGIQPAGRKPLSAAEWFRGVRGQELSFS, from the coding sequence GTGAGGATTTTATTCGCCGGCACTCCGCAGGTGGCCGTGGCTTCCCTGGACGAACTGCGCAGGGCAGGGCACGAAGTGGTTGCCGTGCTTACGCGTACTGATGCGCCGGTCGGCCGGAAGCGGGTTCTTACTCCCAGCCCGGTTGCTGCCGCTGCCGCTGACGCCGGCCTGGAGATCATTAAGGCAAACCGCATCGACGAGCCAGTTGTTGCGCGGCTCGCAGATCTGAAGCTCGACGCCGCAGCCGTCGTTGCGTACGGCGGTCTTGTTCCGCCGTCGGCCCTTCGGATCCCTCGCCACGGCTGGGTGAACCTGCACTTCTCGCTGCTGCCCGCCTGGCGGGGCGCTGCGCCGGTGCAGCACGCCCTGATCAACGGCGACGACATCACCGGCGCCTCAACCTTCCTGCTCGAAGAAGGACTCGACACAGGGCCCGTCTTCGGCACCCTGACCGAGCGGGTTCTGCCCGATGACACCAGCGGCGCCCTGCTCGACCGGCTCTCCATCAGCGGCGCGGTCCTGCTCGCGCAGACCATGTCCGCACTGGAACAGGGCCGGGCGCGGCCCGTGCCGCAGGAGGGTGAGGTAACCCTGGCTCCCAAGCTCTCCAGCGCAGACGGGCGCATTCGGTGGTCGGACCCTGCCCTCGCGGTGAAACGGCGTATCAGCGGCGTCACACCCGAGCCGGGGGCGTGGACCATGCTCGATGGCCAGCGCTGCAAGCTGGGAGCCGTGATCCTGAGGCCGGACGTGTCAGACGTGGCGCCGGGGACCGTCACAGAGAAAGACGGCGCGGTCCTTGTCGGGACGGGGTCCCACGCAGTCCAGCTGGGCGGCATTCAACCCGCCGGCCGCAAACCACTGTCCGCCGCTGAATGGTTTCGGGGAGTCCGTGGCCAGGAATTGAGCTTCTCATGA
- a CDS encoding acVLRF1 family peptidyl-tRNA hydrolase, protein MQDSRLVLVPPDRLPGWVRRFGERNGDFSTQAAPGVVVLRAVNGCTAEIKVPQADVATSGHAEPETVPSETEPSSPDAAVENLLRLTAAPRTVGLLLVRRGGYGVGVSRNGELLASKTGTRYVQSRTAAGGWSQQRFARRRANQADALVESTVERAAAIFGDFALDVMQPGGDAQLVGECLAQSPLATYRSLPRLPHLPVQDPRLDVLRKAATDANAVRIHLTGIPAG, encoded by the coding sequence ATGCAGGACAGTCGCCTGGTTCTTGTCCCGCCTGACCGCCTTCCCGGCTGGGTCCGGCGCTTCGGCGAACGTAACGGGGACTTCTCAACGCAGGCGGCCCCCGGCGTCGTCGTTCTTCGGGCGGTCAATGGCTGCACCGCCGAGATCAAGGTCCCGCAGGCTGATGTGGCGACATCCGGTCACGCCGAGCCGGAGACAGTGCCCAGCGAGACCGAGCCCAGCAGCCCGGATGCAGCCGTCGAGAACTTGCTTCGCCTAACGGCGGCGCCCAGGACAGTGGGCCTGCTCCTTGTCCGGCGCGGTGGTTACGGCGTCGGAGTCTCACGGAACGGTGAACTGCTGGCCTCGAAAACAGGAACCCGCTACGTACAGTCTCGCACTGCGGCCGGTGGGTGGTCCCAGCAGAGATTTGCGCGACGCCGGGCGAACCAGGCCGATGCGCTCGTGGAGTCCACGGTTGAACGCGCAGCGGCCATCTTCGGGGACTTCGCCCTGGACGTGATGCAGCCCGGCGGTGACGCGCAACTTGTCGGTGAATGCCTTGCGCAGAGCCCGCTCGCCACGTACCGGTCGCTTCCGCGGCTGCCGCACCTTCCGGTGCAGGACCCGCGGCTGGACGTGCTGCGCAAGGCAGCAACGGATGCCAACGCCGTGCGGATCCACCTAACCGGAATCCCCGCTGGCTAG
- a CDS encoding replication-associated recombination protein A, which produces MNDLFSMYADEHDADEHNGPGTGTGSERNRPRSPLAVRMRPRTLDEVVGQQHLLGSGSPLRTLAGGEAAARAGAPTSVILWGPPGTGKTTLAHVIARGPGRKFVELSAITAGVKDVRRVMDEALANRDLHRITTVLFLDEIHRFNKAQQDALLPGVENGWVVLIAATTENPSFSVVSPLLSRSLLQTLRPLTEEDISGLLRRAVSDPRGLAGEIEVDDEALQHLVRLAAGDARRGLTALEAAAVVARSEAAASTPEEGVGEETPVRVALAHAEKAVDVAALRYDRAGDQHYDVASAFIKSLRGSDVDAALHYLARMLESGEDPRFVARRLMISAAEDVGMADPTALQTAVAAAQAVQLVGMPEGRIILAEAVVHIATAPKSNAAYNGINRAIADVRAGRGQGIPAHLRDAHYPGARQLGHGKGYVYSHDEPHGIASQQYAPDDLVGTDYYLPTDRGAERAVAARLEKLRSIIRDR; this is translated from the coding sequence ATGAACGACCTATTCAGCATGTACGCGGACGAGCACGACGCGGATGAGCACAATGGGCCGGGTACCGGCACAGGCAGCGAGCGGAACCGCCCTCGCAGTCCGCTCGCCGTACGGATGCGACCGCGCACGCTGGACGAAGTGGTGGGCCAGCAGCATCTGCTGGGTTCCGGGTCTCCGCTCCGGACGCTTGCCGGAGGGGAGGCTGCCGCCCGCGCCGGCGCACCGACGTCGGTCATTCTTTGGGGTCCGCCTGGAACCGGCAAGACAACGCTTGCCCACGTGATCGCCCGTGGTCCGGGCAGGAAGTTCGTTGAACTGTCGGCCATTACGGCGGGCGTGAAGGACGTCCGCCGGGTGATGGATGAGGCGCTTGCCAACCGGGACCTGCACCGCATCACCACCGTCCTGTTCCTGGATGAGATCCACCGCTTCAACAAGGCGCAGCAGGACGCCCTGCTGCCGGGGGTCGAGAACGGTTGGGTAGTCCTCATAGCCGCCACTACCGAGAACCCGTCCTTCTCCGTCGTTTCGCCGCTGTTGTCGCGCTCGCTCCTGCAGACGCTCAGGCCGCTCACCGAGGAGGACATCTCCGGGCTCCTTCGGCGCGCCGTCAGCGACCCGCGGGGGCTCGCCGGCGAAATCGAAGTGGACGACGAAGCCCTGCAGCATCTGGTTCGGTTGGCTGCAGGCGATGCGCGCCGCGGGCTGACGGCGCTCGAAGCCGCTGCCGTCGTCGCGCGTTCTGAGGCGGCGGCTTCCACACCCGAGGAGGGAGTGGGCGAGGAGACTCCGGTCAGGGTAGCGCTAGCCCACGCCGAGAAAGCCGTTGACGTTGCTGCCCTGCGCTACGACCGGGCAGGAGACCAGCATTACGACGTGGCCAGTGCGTTCATCAAGTCCCTGCGCGGTTCGGATGTCGATGCGGCGCTGCACTACCTGGCCCGCATGCTCGAGTCCGGCGAGGACCCGCGCTTCGTCGCCCGGCGGCTGATGATCTCGGCTGCGGAAGATGTAGGGATGGCCGACCCGACGGCCCTGCAGACGGCAGTTGCTGCGGCGCAGGCCGTCCAGTTGGTGGGCATGCCTGAGGGGCGCATCATCCTGGCCGAAGCGGTGGTACACATTGCAACTGCTCCCAAATCGAACGCCGCCTACAACGGAATCAACCGGGCAATCGCGGACGTGCGCGCCGGACGGGGACAGGGCATACCCGCGCACCTGCGCGATGCGCACTATCCTGGTGCCCGCCAGTTGGGCCATGGCAAGGGCTACGTCTACTCCCACGACGAGCCGCACGGCATCGCCAGCCAGCAGTACGCGCCCGACGATCTCGTGGGCACGGATTACTACCTGCCGACTGACAGGGGAGCGGAGCGCGCGGTCGCCGCGCGGCTGGAAAAGCTGCGCTCCATTATTCGGGATCGTTGA